The following proteins are co-located in the Deinococcus radiotolerans genome:
- the sdhC gene encoding succinate dehydrogenase, cytochrome b556 subunit: MYRGREGQWAFLLHRLSGLAILFYLMLHVFSIGSFIFGERFYMAIHETYDLWPFRVGLLFVTAGVVYHAFNGLRIIVMDFTGFGVAYQRQMWYGVLLISVLAFVGAAWTLYPRLVGGY; the protein is encoded by the coding sequence CCTTCCTGCTTCACCGCCTGTCGGGGCTGGCGATTCTGTTTTACCTGATGCTGCACGTGTTCAGCATCGGGTCGTTCATATTCGGTGAGCGCTTCTACATGGCGATTCACGAGACGTACGATCTGTGGCCGTTCCGGGTGGGGCTGCTGTTCGTGACGGCGGGCGTCGTGTATCACGCGTTTAACGGTCTGCGCATCATCGTGATGGACTTCACGGGCTTCGGCGTGGCGTACCAGCGTCAGATGTGGTACGGGGTGCTGCTGATCAGCGTGCTGGCCTTTGTCGGGGCGGCGTGGACGCTGTACCCGCGTCTGGTGGGGGGGTACTGA